From the genome of Haloferax sp. Atlit-12N:
GTCTCGATAACCTCGTCGGGGCGGCCGTTCAACAGCAGGCGCGTCCCGAGATAGAGGTCCGAGAGCCACTGGACGACCGCCCAGACGCCGGCGGCGGCCATCGTGGCGATGACGACGAAGAAGACGGCGAACGAGTGGTTCATCCGGACCGGCGTGAACACGTCGAGTTCGACGGCGACGATGAGCGCGATGGCGGCCACCGCGAGGTAGGTCGAGACGCGCCCCGTGAACGTCACACCGCCGATGGTCTGTCCCCGAACGAGGACGCGGGCGACGAGCGGGAACGAGGCGAGCGCGACGACCTCCCACGGGAGCATCGCTCGCGGTTCGCGGAAGGCGACCGCCGGGACGACGGTGACCGCGGCGACGACGGCCGCGAACCCGCCCCAGACGAGGTCGCCGCCGGTGACGACGCTCCCGACGGCGACCGCGACGAGGAACCCCACGAACAGCCACGCAAGTACCGCGTTGAGCCGTCTACTCCGGACGAATTGCGCCAGCTCAGTCTGTGCGGCCTGCGACATGCTCGTCCGTTAGCGACGGGCTGAGAAAACGTTTGGGCGAAGACGCCCCGTTTCGATTACGTGTTCGTTCCGTGAACGACCTCGTAGTCGTTCCCACCACCGTTTGACACGCCGATGATTGCCCACTCGTATGGAAGGTCGATACCGCGAAGCCGCTCTCGAAGCGCGCTGATGTGGTCGTCCCACGTCACGAAGCAGCGGAACCGATACGGTGTCTCGGTTCCGCCGTCTGCGAGCACCGGACGGCATTCGGTCGCTTCGCGCGAACTCAGTGCGGTCACGTGGACCGTACGCCACTTGCGTTCGGCCAGCATATCGGGTCCGTCGCCCGAGACGGAGTAGCCGAGCCGGCCGAATATCGACCGAGCCTCCTGAACAGGAGGCATCGAAGCCTGGGCCATGCACGTCTACGTACACTCGCACCCCTGATAAAGATTGCCACGGTATGACATACCAATAGTTGACGAACGGCCGCGCTGGGCGCTCGACTACTCGTGAGCGGCGTCCCACTCCTCGGGCTTTCTGACGTTTCCACAGTTGTTGCACTCGATGCGGGCCATCGTGTCCATCGCGGTGTCGAACGAGTCGCAGTTACCGCAGAGGTAGCCCCAGCGGTTCTCGGCGTCCTCGGTCGAGTACACCACGTAGAACGGCCCCTTCGAGCCTCGCTCTGGCTCGTCGGTAGCGACGAAGACGGTCTTGCCGCTCGATACGGTCTGGGTCTGGAGTTCGGCCATGCCACCGATTGGCGCGGGGGTGGCTTAAGAAATTGGTCCCTACGTCCGGAACGACTCGCCGCACCCGCAACTGCTCTCGGCGTTCGGGTTATCGACGTGGAAGCCCGCACCCTGCAGGCCGCCCTCGAAGTCGAGGGTGGCGCCGCCGATGTAGTTCATGCTCGCGGGGTCGACGAACACGCGGAGGCCGTGCTGTTCGACGACCGTGTCGTCGTCTTCCGGTTCGTTGTCGAAGCGCATCCCGTAGGACAGTCCGGCGCAACCGCCCTGCTGAACGAACAGCCGGAGGCCTGCCACGTCGGTGTCCATCGACTCCCCTTCGAGGAGGGAGACGGCTTCGTCCGCGGCCGCGGGCGTGACCGCAACCGCCACATCGCCGCCGCCACTCGCGGATTCCGTGCTCATACGCCCCACTATACTGTGGGAACGGTTAACTGTGGCGCAGGCAGAACCCGAAGCCGCCCCGGTAGGCTGCGACTACCGGATGCAAGTCGGCGGAAAACGAGTCGAACGAGCCGCGTTCGCTTACTCTTCGAACCGCTCGCGGACGCTCTGAGCGTGCGCGTCGAGCCCTTCGGCCTCGGCGAGCGTCGTAATCGTCTCCGAAAGCTCCGACAGCCCCTCGCGGTCGAGACGCTGGACCGTCGTCGAGCGGACGAAGTGGTCTACGGAGAGGCCGCCCTGTCGCTTTGCGCCCCCGCCGGTCGGGAGGACGTGGTTCGTCCCCGAGGCGTAGTCGCCGGCCGCGACGGGCGTGTACGGGCCGAGGAAGACGCTCCCCGCGGAGTCGATGCGGTCCAACAGCGCCTCGTCGTCGTCGGCCTGAATCGTCAGGTGCTCGGCCGCGTACTCCTCGGCGAACAGCACCGCCTCGGACATCGACCGCGCGAGGAGGACGCCCGACGCGTCGCTTTCGAGCGCGGCCTCGATGGTCTCTGTCCGCTCGCGCTCGCCGGCCTGTCGTTCGACCTCCGCAACGACTTCCGCGGCGAGGTCGGCGTCGTCGGTGACGGCGACGACCGACGCGTTCGGGTCGTGTTCGGCCTGCGCGACGAGGTCGGCGGCGACGAACCGCGCTTCGGCCGTCTCGTCGGCGACGACGAGTACCTCGGAGGGACCGGCGAGGAAGTCGATGTCCACGTCGCCGCGGACCTCGGCCTTCGCCGCGGTGACCCACTTGTTGCCCGGCCCGACGACCTTCTGGACGGCCTTCACCGTCTCCGTGCCGTAGGCGAGCGCGGCGATACCCTGCGCGCCACCGACCGAGTAGACCGCGTCCGCGCCCGCAACGTGCATCGCGGCGAGCGTAACCGGGTTCATCGGCTCGGCGGGCGGCGTGGCGACCGCGACGTGTTCGACGCCCGCGACCTTCGCGGGGATGACGCCCATCAGGACGCTCGACGGGTAGGCGGCGGTGCCGCCGGGGGCGTAGACGCCGACCCGGTCGAGCGGGCGGTAGCGACGCCCGAGTTCGCGGGTGCCGGCGTCGCCGAACTCCTCGCGCCAGTCCTCGGGGACCTGTGTTTCGTGGAACTCGCGGACGTTCGCGGCGGCGTCCTCGATAGCCTCGCGCACGTCGTCGTCGATTTCGTCGTAGGCGCGCTCGGCAGCGTCGGTCACGTCGATGTTGCCGACCTGGACGCCGTCGAACTCCTTTGAGAACTCACGGACCGCCACGTCGCCCTCTCGGCGGACGCGCTCGACGATGTCGCGCACGTCGGAGCGGACCTCCTCGACACCGGCGTCCCGCTCGAAGAAGGCGCGGCGGGCGTCGGTGCCGAGGTCGGCCAGTTCGCGAACCTCGATGTTCATACCCCGGCTTTGCGGCCGGCGCGAAAAGTCGTTGCGGAAGCGGTGGGACGGCTCGCATCCCGCGCCGCGGCCTCGCGCGACCTACGCCACGTCGCGCTGTTCCGTGTACGTCAGCGTTCGGTCGTCGGTCTCGATGGTCGTCTGGACCGTAATCCAGCCGTCGGCCTGTCGGACCGCGAACGCCTCGGAGTACGAGAGTTTGACGCGCTTCGTCGTCGTGTAGGACTCGCCGGCCGCGAGGTCGCCGACCGCTTGGGACCCGCGCCAGACCTCGTCGTCCGGGTCGGTGCTGTTGCCGACGAAGATGCGGCTGTAGACGGTGACGCCGGAACTGTCGGCGTCCTGCTGGTTCGTTATCGTGCTCGTCACGTCGCGGCACGTCTGGCCGCACTTCTCGATGTTGTCGACGACGACGCCGAACGGCGGCACCGATTCGCTCTCGGTCGCGTCGCCGTCGTCGCTGCTGTCTCCGCTATCGCTGCTACCGCTGTCGCTGCTGTCGCTCCCGCCGCTGTCACCGCCGTCGTCGTCGGGCGGCGCGGTCGTCTGCGTGGGGAACGCTTCGTCGGACTCGGCGGCGGAGTCGTCCGAGAACGGTCCGACTCCGGTCACGAACGCGGCTGAGATGCCGGCCGTGAGGAGGACCAGAACTGTCGCGGCGACGAGGAGTGTGCGTCTCATATGAAATGGAAATTCGGTTTGGACGGGTGTCGTTTAGCGCAGTTGTCGGCTACCGACGGGTCACACTTAGTTACGCACCCGAAAAGTCGTTGACGCGGTCGCTTAGCGTGTCCCCAAGCGACCCGTCGAGGGCCCCGCTCAGGAAGTCGCTAACGAGGTCGTGGATGTCCGAGACGAAGTCTGGGACCGGGTCGGGGAGTTCACCCGGCGGTCCACGCTGGTCGGCCTCGGACGCGGGAGACGATTCGTGTGCGTTGTCGCTCGGTGCGGCGGCGGCGACGCCCGCAGTCGCGACGAGGGCCGCGAGCGCGACGCCGATGAGGGTAAGTTTGCGTCGGTTCATGGTGAGTCGCTCCGGTCGCCACTCGCGGGGCGATGCTCATGAATACGGGACTCCGTGGCGGGCGTTTTGCGTCGGTTTCGCCGAGTTTCGCCGCGGTTCGCGTCGAATTGTCGTCGGTTCGCGGTCGCTACTGACCCAACTGCTCGCGCATGGCGGCGAAGCCGGCTTCGGGGTCCACGTCCGCGCCCTGCGCTTCGAGCGCCTCGCCGAGGGCGGTCAGGAGGAACGAGACGTTCTCCGGCCGCGCCGAGTGGCCCATACAGCCGACGCGGAAGATGTCGCCCGCGAGCGCGCCGAGGCCGCCGGCGATTTCGAGGTCGTAGTGTTCGAGGACGTAGTCGATGGCCGCGCCGGCGTCCACGCCGTCGGGGACGAGCACCGCGTTGAGGCTCGGCAGCCAGTACTCTTCTTCGGGGTTGAGACCGAGGCCCATCGCCTCGACGCCGGCTTTCAGCGCGCCCGCGACCCGGCGGTGGCGCGCCCACCGCTCTTCGATGCCCTCCTCGGCGACCAGTCGGAGCGCCTCGCGGATGGCGTAGACGTTGGTGATGGGTGCGGTGTGGTGGTACGAGCGGTCGTCGCCCCAGTAGCCCTCCAGCAGCGACAGGTCGAGATACCACGAGCGGGGCGGCTCCTCCCGCGAGAGCACCTTGTCCATCGCGCGGTCGTTGAGCGTCAGCGGACTCGCGCCCGGCGGGCACGACAGGCACTTCTGCGGGCCGGAGTAGGCCACGTCGATGCCCCAGTCGTCGACTTCGAGTTCGACCCCGCCGAGCGAGGTGACGGTGTCGGCGACGACGAGCGCGTCGTGGTCGTGGGCGATGCTCGTCAGTTCGGGGACGCCCGGCTGTTTCACACCGGTCGAGGTCTCGGCGTGGACGAACCCGAACACGTCCGGCTGGTGTTCGTCGAAGGCGTTCTGTACGTCCGCGGGGTCGAGCGGCTCGCCCCACGGCGCGTCCACGTGGACGACCTCGCCGCCGGCGCGCTCTGCCATCGACTCCATGCGCCCGCCGAAGTAGCCGTTCGTCGGGACGAGCATCGTGTCACCCGGTTCGACGAGGTTGCCGATGGCGGCCTCCATCGACGCCGACCCGGTCCCCGAGACCGGAATCGTCCACTTGTTGTCGGTGCGGAACGTGTAACGCATGAGCTCCTGCACCTCGTTCATGATGTCGATAAACGACGGGTCGAGGTGACCGACGAGCGGCGTGGACATCGCGCGGAGGACGCGCGGGTGGACGTCGCTCGGGCCGGGGCCCATCAGCGTGCGATTCGGCGGGGTGAGTTCGCCGACATCGGGTGCATCGGACATGGTCTGACTTGACGTGCCACGCAAACCGGCAAAAGGGATGTGATTGCGGAACGCCGTGAACCGGACTCGACGCGTGACCCCGACCCGTGGAACTCCGTCCGGCCGGTCGAGTGCTTCGAGTAGCCCGCTCAGCCCGACAGCGCCTGCGCGACCTTCTCTATCGGGTGCGGCGGTCGCCGCGCCGCATCGTCTCTGTCTTCGAGTTGCGTCCGACACGACGCGCCGGGGGCGACCACTTCGTCGCCCCGGCTCTCGTCGACCTGTTCGAACAGGATGTCCCCCATGGCCTTCGAGAGGTCGTAGTGTTCGGCCTCGTAGCCGAAGCTTCCGGCCATGCCGCAACAACTCGAATCGAGCGGGTCGACCTCGTAGCCGACCCGTCGGAGGACGCCCACCGCGTGGTGGTCCTTGTTCAGCGCCTTCTGGTTGCAGTGGCCGTGGTAGGTGAGCGAACCGAGTGCGCCGCCGTCGGCGACCGCGGAGGCGACGGTTCCGGCCGCGCCGTCGCTGTCAGCCGAGCGCCCGCGGATCGGGAGGGCCTCGTCCAGCCGGTAGGTGTCGAGGAACTCCATGACGCCGTAGGCGGCCGCGGCGACCGGGGCGACCGCGTCGTCCGGCAGGAGGTCGGCGTACTCGTCTTGGAACATCACCGCGTCCGAGGGCTCCACGAAGACGACCGACCAGCCGTTTTCGACCGACGGGCGGAGCGTCTCGACGTTGTGGCCCGCGCGCCGTCGCGCGAGGTCGAGGAAGCCGCTGGAGTAGGCGGCCCGGCCGCTCGCCCCGACGCCCTCCGCGAGTCGGACGTGGACGCCGGCGGCCTCCAGCACGCGAACCGCCGCCTTCCCGATTTCGGGCGTGACGTAGTTCGTGTAGGTGTCGGGAAACAGGAGGACGCGGTGGTCGGCCTCGCTCGCCGGCACGCGGGGTCGTCGCGCGTCCATCCACGATTCGAGCGTGTCGCGGGTGAACGACGGGAGCGACCGGTCGGAGGCGACGCCCGCGAGTCGCTCCATCGCGGCCCGCGCGCCCGGTAGCTCGGCCGCCCAGTTCGAGACGGGTGCGAGGGCGCTTCCGACGCCGGCCAGCCGGTCGATGTTGGCGAACAGGCGCTCGCGGAGCGACGCCCCTTCCTCGGCGTGGTGGGCGTGTTTCACCTCGGCTTTGAGCTTCGCCAAGTCGACGCCGGTCGGGCAGTCGTTCTGACAGCCCTTACAGCCGACGCAGAGGCCGAGCACCTCCTCTTGGAAGCGGTCGGAGTGAATCTCGTCTTCCGGGAGGTCGCCGCTGATGGCCGCGCGGAGCATGTTGGCCCGGCCGCGGGTCGTCTCGGCCTCGTCCTTCGAGGCGCGGTAGGTCGGACACATCGTCTCCGAGCCGGTCTGTCGGCAGGTTCCGCAGCCGTTACAGAGTTCGACGAGGTGGGAAAAGCCGTTCTCGTCCGAGAAGTCGAGCGTCGTCGCGGGCTCGATAGACTGGTAGACCGCGCCGTACCGGAGGTTCTCGCGCATGTCCGCGCCGACGCCGCGGTCGCCGTCCGGGCCGAGGTCGTCGGGCCCGTCCCGATAGACGACGTTCCCGGGGT
Proteins encoded in this window:
- the hisD gene encoding histidinol dehydrogenase, with protein sequence MEVRELADLGTDARRAFFERDAGVEEVRSDVRDIVERVRREGDVAVREFSKEFDGVQVGNIDVTDAAERAYDEIDDDVREAIEDAAANVREFHETQVPEDWREEFGDAGTRELGRRYRPLDRVGVYAPGGTAAYPSSVLMGVIPAKVAGVEHVAVATPPAEPMNPVTLAAMHVAGADAVYSVGGAQGIAALAYGTETVKAVQKVVGPGNKWVTAAKAEVRGDVDIDFLAGPSEVLVVADETAEARFVAADLVAQAEHDPNASVVAVTDDADLAAEVVAEVERQAGERERTETIEAALESDASGVLLARSMSEAVLFAEEYAAEHLTIQADDDEALLDRIDSAGSVFLGPYTPVAAGDYASGTNHVLPTGGGAKRQGGLSVDHFVRSTTVQRLDREGLSELSETITTLAEAEGLDAHAQSVRERFEE
- a CDS encoding alanine--glyoxylate aminotransferase family protein; its protein translation is MGPGPSDVHPRVLRAMSTPLVGHLDPSFIDIMNEVQELMRYTFRTDNKWTIPVSGTGSASMEAAIGNLVEPGDTMLVPTNGYFGGRMESMAERAGGEVVHVDAPWGEPLDPADVQNAFDEHQPDVFGFVHAETSTGVKQPGVPELTSIAHDHDALVVADTVTSLGGVELEVDDWGIDVAYSGPQKCLSCPPGASPLTLNDRAMDKVLSREEPPRSWYLDLSLLEGYWGDDRSYHHTAPITNVYAIREALRLVAEEGIEERWARHRRVAGALKAGVEAMGLGLNPEEEYWLPSLNAVLVPDGVDAGAAIDYVLEHYDLEIAGGLGALAGDIFRVGCMGHSARPENVSFLLTALGEALEAQGADVDPEAGFAAMREQLGQ
- a CDS encoding iron-sulfur cluster assembly accessory protein, which codes for MSTESASGGGDVAVAVTPAAADEAVSLLEGESMDTDVAGLRLFVQQGGCAGLSYGMRFDNEPEDDDTVVEQHGLRVFVDPASMNYIGGATLDFEGGLQGAGFHVDNPNAESSCGCGESFRT
- a CDS encoding DUF5816 domain-containing protein, whose product is MAELQTQTVSSGKTVFVATDEPERGSKGPFYVVYSTEDAENRWGYLCGNCDSFDTAMDTMARIECNNCGNVRKPEEWDAAHE